A stretch of the Candidatus Saccharimonadales bacterium genome encodes the following:
- the mraY gene encoding phospho-N-acetylmuramoyl-pentapeptide-transferase, whose protein sequence is MTQTLELVVPLSTIIHIFTYGFIAFVLSMLITPIYTTAAYKYEWWKKARTVAWSGESSAVYTKLHAAKHLRNIPTMAGLIFVVAITITTLMGNLSRGETWLPLAGMLASGAVGLVDDIMNIRGNSSIAGMRAIVKFSLQSAIALAAGWWFFDKLDVTQIYIPGFEQVYIGGFVIVLFWFIVIATANSVNITDGLDGLAGGLLVTSFATYAVIAAAQGKYSLAAFCLTVVGALLSYTWFNIFPARFFMGDVGAFALGTALGIVVMQTDTVYVLPIIGAVYVMETGSVIINRLSRKLRHGKKVFLSTPLHHHFEAIGWPETKVTMRFWILGQVASVVGLMLFFIGRYY, encoded by the coding sequence ATGACACAAACACTCGAACTCGTTGTCCCATTGAGCACAATTATCCATATTTTTACGTATGGATTTATCGCGTTCGTGCTGAGTATGCTGATCACGCCGATATATACGACAGCAGCCTATAAGTATGAATGGTGGAAAAAGGCACGCACGGTCGCCTGGTCGGGTGAGTCGTCCGCTGTCTACACCAAGCTGCACGCTGCCAAACACCTGCGTAATATCCCGACGATGGCGGGACTGATATTTGTCGTCGCCATCACCATTACGACGCTTATGGGTAATCTGAGCCGTGGCGAGACCTGGTTGCCGCTGGCCGGTATGCTGGCGTCGGGTGCTGTCGGCCTGGTCGATGACATCATGAATATCCGTGGCAACTCATCGATTGCTGGTATGCGGGCAATTGTAAAATTCAGTTTGCAAAGTGCTATCGCTCTGGCGGCCGGCTGGTGGTTTTTTGACAAACTCGACGTCACGCAAATTTACATACCCGGTTTTGAGCAGGTTTATATCGGCGGCTTTGTCATCGTGCTGTTTTGGTTTATTGTCATTGCGACCGCCAACTCAGTCAATATAACCGACGGTTTGGACGGTTTGGCTGGCGGTCTGCTGGTAACGTCGTTCGCGACCTACGCAGTTATTGCGGCTGCTCAGGGTAAATATTCGCTGGCTGCCTTCTGTCTGACTGTCGTCGGTGCGTTGCTCAGTTATACTTGGTTTAATATATTTCCAGCCCGGTTTTTTATGGGAGATGTCGGTGCTTTCGCGCTCGGTACGGCGCTCGGTATTGTGGTAATGCAGACGGATACAGTATACGTTTTGCCGATCATCGGCGCCGTCTATGTCATGGAAACAGGATCGGTTATCATCAACCGTCTGTCCCGTAAGCTGCGTCATGGTAAGAAGGTGTTTTTGTCGACGCCGCTACACCATCACTTCGAGGCGATCGGCTGGCCGGAGACCAAGGTCACCATGCGTTTTTGGATTTTGGGGCAGGTGGCCAGTGTCGTTGGTCTGATGCTGTTCTTTATCGGGAGATACTACTAG
- the rsmH gene encoding 16S rRNA (cytosine(1402)-N(4))-methyltransferase RsmH — MTSRESSTMTTTQADTPDDALHIPVLVTQVMHYLDPQSGESYLDLTAGYGGHAAQVLERTQNPSGAVLVDRDGNAVAELQKRFNHGEVIVQNDFAAASQQLVDQGRHFDCILADLGVSSPHLNQAARGFSLAQDGPLDMRMDQDQELSADTIVNGYSEAQLIDILDNYGEEPKARAVARAILAARPVRSTAQLASVVARVWPGHSKVHPATRTFQAIRIAVNDELGLIEKALPLWINLLKPGGRIAIVSFQSLEDRLVKNLLAERSGKDRYDSDLRLLTKRPITASHTELVHNPRSRSAKLRAAVKINK; from the coding sequence ATGACGAGTAGAGAAAGTAGTACGATGACCACAACACAAGCCGATACGCCAGATGATGCATTGCACATCCCGGTGCTTGTAACGCAAGTCATGCACTATCTAGATCCGCAGTCTGGGGAATCATACCTCGACCTGACGGCTGGATACGGCGGACACGCGGCGCAGGTGCTTGAACGCACGCAGAATCCGAGCGGAGCAGTGCTAGTGGACCGCGACGGTAATGCCGTGGCGGAACTCCAGAAACGCTTCAATCACGGTGAAGTAATTGTCCAAAACGATTTTGCAGCTGCTTCGCAGCAGCTCGTCGACCAGGGCAGGCACTTTGACTGTATTTTGGCAGATCTCGGGGTATCATCACCGCACCTCAACCAGGCGGCACGCGGCTTTTCGCTCGCCCAGGATGGTCCGCTGGATATGCGGATGGATCAAGACCAGGAACTGTCGGCTGACACTATCGTCAACGGCTATTCCGAAGCGCAACTGATCGACATACTGGACAATTACGGCGAAGAACCAAAGGCCAGGGCAGTCGCCCGAGCGATACTCGCAGCCAGGCCGGTACGCAGTACCGCGCAGCTTGCCAGCGTCGTAGCCAGGGTATGGCCCGGACATAGTAAAGTGCATCCTGCGACCAGGACATTTCAGGCAATCCGTATCGCCGTCAACGACGAACTCGGATTAATCGAAAAAGCCTTGCCGCTGTGGATTAATTTACTGAAGCCAGGCGGACGAATCGCTATAGTATCTTTTCAGAGCCTCGAAGACAGGCTGGTAAAGAATCTATTAGCCGAACGAAGCGGCAAAGATAGATATGACTCGGACCTCAGACTGCTTACCAAGCGACCAATTACCGCGAGTCACACTGAATTAGTTCACAATCCGCGGTCCCGTAGCGCTAAGCTGCGAGCCGCAGTGAAAATAAACAAATAA
- a CDS encoding signal peptidase I yields the protein MTQQYASAQPAAIRIITMVMWLCVVLSVVAIGLVGYARLHGRAVLSVQTGSMQPAIRPGDAVVVRNASAALTANSTPSNLRVGDIVTFWSPSQPDTLITHRIVNISPASGMVITKGDALDAPDTAINADAILGKVEHIVPGAGYGLSILRRPIGLAAAVYLPAAVLIYGEISRLMHHYDRRFYRLAAYRLPAPASR from the coding sequence ATGACACAGCAGTACGCCTCCGCACAGCCAGCAGCCATCCGGATTATTACGATGGTAATGTGGCTGTGCGTCGTACTGTCGGTCGTTGCGATCGGACTCGTAGGGTATGCCCGGCTGCACGGTAGGGCAGTGCTCAGTGTACAGACGGGTAGTATGCAGCCAGCCATACGCCCCGGTGACGCTGTCGTTGTCCGTAATGCGTCTGCTGCGTTGACCGCAAATTCGACGCCGAGTAATTTGCGAGTAGGTGATATTGTAACATTTTGGAGCCCCAGCCAGCCGGATACGCTGATCACGCACCGAATTGTGAACATTTCGCCCGCATCCGGGATGGTAATTACCAAAGGCGATGCGCTGGACGCGCCGGATACAGCTATCAATGCCGATGCCATCCTGGGTAAAGTCGAACATATTGTACCAGGTGCCGGCTATGGACTCAGTATACTGCGCCGTCCGATCGGACTAGCAGCAGCCGTCTACCTACCGGCGGCCGTGCTGATATACGGCGAAATCAGCCGCCTGATGCACCACTATGACAGGCGTTTTTACCGGCTAGCTGCGTACCGCTTGCCAGCTCCGGCTTCCCGGTAG
- a CDS encoding Kiwa anti-phage protein KwaB-like domain-containing protein: MAEEIAQDTDLDVLTTDDATEMHLEADVEVSLEEAETEPTIKSAVTKPVTKDKPTENILAPDQAEIDNYKETDVFAWANNLVQYKDELKIELFFFNKNNVVYRTNMTAELSKQLEPLFIDEILEYVLEGADQGMIVRGFEEAESEENVLMRTRLYKVEKAKEMLNWLKTQEHEIEVFKEEEHDIKRIKGIVARCSHRDMPMKFYVIKQLPQSQVMKGSTGWMIRDNKFVSFDADAALRVPSDNQLLVIDQDMYVFSQAKLKALFGYDAKEASIAEKKVEEIQQNFKLSFSDGESIQSLIKGNRGVIKKLQKLEPSTLKQEDIIDRSDELDIGLMQDDNGAIIIMDGKDMTKFVNLLNDDYMESPMTGIRYEIQKKRELKPTEEDENAGILRELS; the protein is encoded by the coding sequence ATGGCTGAAGAGATTGCACAAGATACCGATCTGGATGTATTGACGACTGATGACGCAACTGAAATGCATCTTGAAGCAGACGTCGAAGTGTCGCTTGAAGAGGCAGAGACTGAGCCCACTATCAAATCAGCGGTGACGAAGCCAGTGACGAAAGATAAGCCGACGGAAAATATTTTGGCACCCGACCAGGCCGAGATCGATAATTATAAAGAAACCGATGTATTCGCTTGGGCAAACAACCTGGTGCAGTACAAAGATGAACTGAAAATCGAATTATTTTTCTTCAATAAAAATAACGTCGTGTACCGTACAAATATGACAGCCGAGCTCAGCAAACAGCTGGAACCGCTGTTTATCGATGAAATCCTGGAATATGTACTCGAAGGAGCCGACCAAGGCATGATCGTCCGTGGATTCGAAGAGGCCGAGAGTGAAGAAAATGTCTTGATGCGCACCCGGCTGTACAAAGTTGAAAAGGCCAAAGAAATGCTGAATTGGCTCAAGACTCAGGAGCACGAAATCGAAGTCTTCAAAGAAGAAGAGCATGACATCAAGCGTATCAAAGGTATCGTTGCGCGCTGTAGTCACCGCGATATGCCGATGAAATTCTATGTCATCAAGCAGTTGCCGCAGTCGCAGGTCATGAAGGGAAGTACTGGCTGGATGATCCGGGACAATAAGTTTGTCAGTTTTGACGCTGATGCGGCCCTCCGCGTACCGTCCGACAATCAGCTGCTGGTCATCGATCAGGATATGTATGTATTTAGCCAGGCCAAACTCAAAGCGCTGTTCGGCTATGACGCCAAAGAAGCTAGTATCGCCGAAAAAAAGGTCGAAGAGATTCAACAGAACTTCAAACTGAGTTTCTCCGACGGCGAATCGATCCAGAGCCTCATCAAAGGCAACCGCGGTGTTATCAAAAAACTACAGAAGCTAGAACCAAGTACGCTGAAGCAGGAAGATATCATTGACCGATCAGATGAACTTGATATTGGCCTCATGCAAGACGACAACGGTGCCATTATTATTATGGACGGCAAAGACATGACCAAATTCGTCAATCTGCTCAACGATGACTATATGGAAAGTCCCATGACCGGTATCCGCTACGAAATCCAAAAAAAGCGCGAACTCAAACCGACAGAAGAAGATGAAAACGCCGGAATTCTGCGCGAACTCAGCTAG
- a CDS encoding PIF1 family DEAD/DEAH box helicase, giving the protein MDQALALEIMAEGHNVLLTGPAGSGKTYVLNEFIRRAKAGGKYVAVTATTGLAATHLGGNTIHAWSGMGIADQLHPQFDEHLLKGRRDIIEATDILVIDEISMLHDYRLDMVDEIARKVRKRDEPFGGIQVILCGDFFQLPPVNRGDSRQGSFVVSSEIWEEFDPVICYLEEQHRQDDDDFLEILNALRAGDVRRRHAELLLARVDADLGEHTEATELHTVNIDVDRINQSRLDSIPGKEHHYELSTSGKESYVESLKRSCLALDVLTLKKGALVMCIKNSAEKRYANGSLGTVVDFEKSTDFPIIELLSSGRRITMEPESWELRDGNKKRAAIAQIPLRLAWAITVHKSQGMTLDAARIDLRRAFVEGMGYVALSRVRRLDNLSLVGINRMALQISEEALEIDKQLRRKSASDAARFEPLREKALKRAALEKSNPTPKAATGGWTDKLAKMRAEYPNAYKPWTKADDAKLMDVFSDGKPKSLKDLTAVFGRHPGSIRVRLQKHFGEDAVADLH; this is encoded by the coding sequence ATGGATCAAGCGCTCGCACTCGAGATTATGGCGGAGGGTCATAACGTACTTCTGACCGGCCCGGCCGGATCAGGCAAGACATATGTACTCAATGAGTTTATTCGGCGCGCCAAGGCTGGCGGCAAGTATGTCGCCGTGACGGCTACAACCGGACTGGCTGCCACGCATCTCGGCGGTAATACGATTCACGCCTGGAGTGGCATGGGCATAGCCGATCAGCTGCACCCGCAGTTTGACGAGCATTTGCTCAAGGGCAGACGAGACATCATCGAAGCGACTGACATACTGGTGATTGATGAGATCTCGATGCTGCACGATTACCGCCTGGATATGGTGGACGAGATTGCCCGCAAAGTCCGCAAACGTGATGAGCCGTTCGGCGGTATCCAGGTCATCCTCTGCGGTGATTTCTTTCAGTTGCCACCAGTCAATCGGGGTGACAGCCGGCAGGGCAGCTTCGTCGTGAGCTCCGAAATATGGGAAGAATTCGATCCCGTTATCTGTTATCTCGAAGAGCAGCACCGGCAGGATGACGACGACTTTTTAGAAATTTTGAACGCCCTGCGCGCGGGCGACGTCCGCCGCCGCCATGCCGAACTGCTGCTGGCCCGCGTCGATGCTGACCTTGGTGAGCACACCGAAGCAACTGAGCTGCATACCGTCAATATTGATGTCGACCGCATCAACCAATCGCGTCTCGATAGCATTCCCGGCAAAGAGCACCACTACGAACTTTCGACATCAGGCAAAGAATCATATGTTGAGTCGCTGAAGCGCTCATGTCTGGCGCTGGACGTGCTGACGCTCAAAAAAGGCGCGCTCGTCATGTGTATCAAAAACAGTGCTGAAAAGCGTTATGCCAATGGCTCGCTTGGTACGGTTGTCGACTTCGAAAAGAGTACGGATTTTCCGATTATTGAACTGCTCAGCAGCGGCCGGCGCATTACCATGGAGCCAGAAAGCTGGGAGCTGCGCGATGGCAACAAGAAGCGGGCTGCGATTGCTCAAATACCGCTGCGGCTCGCCTGGGCGATTACAGTACACAAAAGCCAGGGTATGACCCTGGACGCAGCCCGCATTGACCTGCGCCGGGCATTTGTCGAGGGTATGGGCTACGTCGCGCTGTCGCGGGTACGCCGCCTCGACAATCTCAGTCTCGTCGGTATCAACCGAATGGCGCTGCAGATCAGTGAAGAAGCGCTTGAGATAGACAAGCAGCTCCGCCGCAAGTCCGCCTCTGACGCCGCCCGCTTTGAGCCGCTCCGCGAAAAAGCTCTGAAACGAGCCGCTCTCGAAAAATCAAATCCCACGCCGAAGGCAGCAACAGGGGGCTGGACCGACAAACTTGCCAAGATGCGTGCTGAATACCCCAATGCCTACAAACCCTGGACCAAGGCTGATGACGCCAAGCTGATGGATGTATTTAGTGATGGCAAGCCAAAATCGCTCAAAGATCTAACGGCAGTGTTTGGCCGACATCCCGGATCCATTCGCGTTCGTCTGCAGAAGCATTTTGGCGAAGACGCAGTCGCTGATCTGCACTAA
- a CDS encoding ElyC/SanA/YdcF family protein has translation MTAQSKRSLGAGADSVRTATQVSPTTSKRRLSSSSTAIQRPVQPDQTASGQPAQAHPNAGIPIDSGPLSLLGRQKWRIVSIVLVICAILYIPSEAARQSTKDIRYGSSVAEIQNLPAREVGIVFGAGVLPDRTPTEYLKHRIETAVDVYKSGHVKRLMMSGDNRTSHYNEPVVMKDYAITLGVSPADIDMDYAGYSTYDTCHRAHAVFKITSATVVTQGYHLPRAVMTCKDIGIDTIGVAAKSTGRDWTVNYLVREHAATIKAYVQIATHSKSMTTTVTETTTTTSAPEPKTP, from the coding sequence ATGACAGCCCAGAGTAAACGATCGTTAGGAGCAGGTGCCGATTCTGTGCGTACTGCGACGCAGGTAAGCCCTACGACATCGAAGCGTCGGCTATCTAGCTCGTCGACTGCGATACAGCGCCCGGTGCAACCAGATCAAACCGCAAGCGGACAGCCAGCGCAGGCGCATCCAAATGCCGGAATCCCTATCGATTCGGGGCCGCTCAGTTTGCTGGGGCGTCAAAAATGGCGGATTGTCAGTATTGTACTGGTTATTTGCGCCATATTGTATATTCCGTCTGAAGCTGCCCGGCAATCGACGAAAGATATTCGATATGGTTCGAGCGTTGCCGAAATACAAAATCTGCCTGCTCGTGAGGTGGGCATCGTTTTTGGAGCGGGAGTGCTGCCAGATCGGACGCCGACCGAATACCTGAAACACCGTATCGAAACAGCGGTTGATGTCTACAAATCAGGCCATGTGAAACGGTTGATGATGTCCGGCGACAACCGCACCAGTCATTATAACGAGCCGGTCGTCATGAAAGATTATGCAATAACGCTTGGCGTTAGTCCGGCTGACATAGATATGGACTATGCCGGCTACAGTACCTACGATACGTGCCATCGGGCGCATGCAGTGTTTAAAATCACGAGCGCTACCGTCGTTACGCAGGGCTATCATCTGCCGCGGGCAGTTATGACCTGCAAAGACATCGGCATCGATACGATTGGCGTGGCTGCCAAATCAACGGGCCGTGACTGGACGGTCAACTACCTCGTACGCGAGCATGCAGCAACCATCAAAGCGTACGTACAGATTGCAACTCATTCCAAGTCAATGACCACGACTGTTACCGAAACCACAACCACGACGTCTGCACCTGAGCCTAAAACACCGTAA
- a CDS encoding penicillin-binding protein 2, which produces MFSQVNDNPRPGAQPIVRIRIWYAVLLVVLAIFLIRLFYIQIIRYDYYKDSALSDQLKQYEIPASRGRILVQNGTTGQTLPIVLNQKLYVLYADPVFIKDADRTARAVAGITGGDTAAYKQLMSRKDSRYAILAKKVTEDQKKKITALKSPGIGTQVQEYRTYPQGLLAAQVLGFVNDEGKGTYGVEQALDSRLKGQKGELKAITDVHGVPLAASSGNTLKPAVPGKDITLTLDLPMQKQLEMILADGVTRTRAESAHAVIMDPRTGAVKAMANVPTYDPAKYYEVEDGARFNNGAVTHSIEVGSIMKTLTTAAALDTGVIKPTTTYYDPAKWKIDEFNITNIEEDGGPGVRSVADILNLSLNTGVTWELMQMGGGTINQKARTTWHNYMVNHFLFGKTTGIEQGYESPGFVPGPKDNGAGINLTYANTAFGQAMTATPIQMAAAMSAVVNGGTYYQPHLIESAPKVVRQNVVSGKVSKEIIPLLQYVIDKHNVTPAFDQSRYIVGGKTGTAQIEKDGKYLDNDFNGTYLGFVGGDQPEYVIAVFMNKPKITGYAGSAAAQPVFVKLGHMLINNSYVTAKN; this is translated from the coding sequence ATGTTTTCTCAAGTCAATGACAATCCTCGTCCTGGCGCTCAGCCTATCGTGCGCATCCGTATTTGGTATGCGGTTTTATTGGTAGTTCTGGCTATATTTTTGATCAGATTATTTTATATTCAGATTATCCGCTACGATTATTACAAAGATTCGGCACTGAGCGACCAACTCAAGCAGTATGAGATTCCAGCTTCCCGGGGCAGGATATTGGTGCAAAACGGCACAACCGGGCAAACCCTGCCCATCGTACTCAATCAAAAACTATATGTGTTGTATGCCGATCCGGTGTTTATCAAAGATGCTGATCGGACTGCACGGGCAGTTGCGGGTATTACCGGTGGTGACACTGCTGCTTACAAACAGCTGATGAGCCGCAAAGACAGTCGCTATGCCATTCTTGCCAAAAAGGTAACCGAAGACCAGAAAAAGAAAATTACAGCCTTAAAATCTCCTGGTATAGGTACCCAGGTCCAGGAATACCGAACTTATCCGCAAGGTTTACTGGCAGCCCAGGTGCTTGGTTTCGTCAATGATGAGGGCAAGGGAACATATGGCGTTGAGCAGGCGCTTGATAGTCGGCTCAAAGGCCAAAAGGGCGAGCTGAAAGCAATTACCGACGTCCATGGTGTACCGCTGGCGGCGAGCTCTGGAAACACGCTCAAGCCTGCCGTTCCCGGCAAAGACATTACGCTGACGCTTGACCTGCCGATGCAAAAGCAGCTCGAGATGATCCTGGCCGACGGTGTCACACGGACCAGGGCTGAATCGGCTCACGCTGTCATCATGGATCCGCGCACTGGTGCCGTTAAGGCGATGGCTAATGTGCCGACTTACGATCCGGCAAAGTATTATGAAGTCGAGGACGGCGCCCGCTTCAATAACGGTGCCGTGACGCATTCCATTGAAGTCGGATCGATCATGAAGACACTGACGACGGCCGCCGCCCTGGATACTGGTGTCATCAAACCGACGACGACGTATTACGATCCAGCAAAATGGAAAATCGATGAATTCAATATTACGAATATCGAGGAAGATGGCGGCCCTGGTGTCAGGTCGGTTGCAGACATACTGAACCTGTCGCTGAATACCGGCGTGACCTGGGAACTTATGCAGATGGGCGGCGGCACTATCAACCAAAAGGCGCGTACGACATGGCACAATTATATGGTCAATCACTTCCTGTTTGGTAAAACAACTGGCATCGAGCAAGGCTACGAGTCGCCAGGATTCGTACCGGGACCAAAGGACAATGGTGCGGGCATCAACCTAACGTATGCGAACACTGCTTTCGGTCAGGCTATGACGGCGACACCGATCCAGATGGCTGCGGCTATGAGCGCTGTCGTCAATGGCGGTACCTACTACCAGCCGCATTTGATAGAATCCGCTCCGAAAGTGGTGCGTCAAAACGTCGTGTCTGGCAAAGTCAGCAAAGAAATCATACCGCTGCTGCAATACGTCATCGACAAGCACAATGTTACCCCGGCGTTTGACCAATCGCGTTATATCGTCGGCGGCAAGACGGGTACGGCCCAGATCGAAAAGGACGGGAAGTATCTTGATAATGACTTCAATGGTACCTACCTGGGGTTTGTGGGCGGCGACCAGCCGGAATATGTGATAGCGGTGTTTATGAACAAACCGAAGATTACGGGATACGCCGGCTCGGCCGCAGCTCAACCGGTATTTGTGAAGCTTGGGCACATGCTGATAAACAATTCGTATGTGACGGCGAAAAACTGA
- a CDS encoding aldo/keto reductase, whose product MNDNNTYTLNTGATIPAVGFGCWQVTPDSAARTAVEAAIDAGYRHFDTAKIYGNETGVGAGLTAGGMAREDVFVTTKLWNDDQAYDTALGAIDESLAKLSLDYVDLYLIHWPESGTRLDAWRAMQDIYASGKAKAVGVSNYTVRHLEELLAGSELVPAVNQVEFHPYIYEQQKQLLDYCADKNIIIEAYSPLARHSRDVDERIAAIAEQVGRTPSQVILRWCLQHGTVPLPRSTNPDHIRENFEIFDFFLDDEAMNTLNSMSDGQRVTSDPEEYA is encoded by the coding sequence ATGAACGACAATAACACCTATACGCTAAATACTGGAGCTACTATCCCGGCTGTCGGCTTTGGCTGCTGGCAGGTAACACCCGATAGCGCTGCTCGCACTGCCGTCGAGGCTGCGATCGATGCCGGCTACCGTCACTTTGATACCGCCAAAATATACGGCAATGAAACTGGCGTCGGCGCTGGCCTGACAGCTGGCGGCATGGCGCGGGAAGACGTGTTTGTCACCACCAAACTTTGGAACGATGATCAGGCCTACGACACGGCGCTGGGCGCTATTGATGAATCCCTCGCCAAACTGAGCCTCGACTATGTCGACTTGTACTTGATTCACTGGCCGGAAAGCGGCACGCGGCTTGACGCCTGGCGGGCGATGCAGGATATATACGCCTCTGGCAAAGCCAAGGCCGTCGGAGTTAGTAATTATACCGTCCGCCATCTGGAGGAATTACTAGCAGGCAGCGAGCTGGTACCAGCTGTCAATCAGGTAGAGTTCCATCCATATATTTACGAACAGCAAAAGCAGCTGCTGGACTACTGCGCTGACAAAAACATTATTATCGAAGCTTATAGCCCGCTGGCGCGTCACTCGCGCGACGTTGACGAGCGCATCGCCGCCATTGCGGAGCAGGTCGGCCGCACGCCTTCACAGGTGATACTACGCTGGTGTCTGCAACACGGCACCGTGCCGCTGCCACGCTCGACAAACCCCGATCACATCCGCGAAAATTTCGAAATCTTCGATTTTTTCCTTGATGACGAGGCTATGAACACGCTGAATAGTATGAGCGACGGCCAGCGGGTAACAAGCGACCCTGAAGAATATGCGTAG
- a CDS encoding putative peptidoglycan glycosyltransferase FtsW: MGEYGRLARAAEPSDIGRKHRPDYWLVILCLMMLVIGLIVVYAISPALSEAAGTSQTHYVTKQLVAIGLSAVAFVVMAKTPLHVIRGLYKPLLIVAAIATFIALITPLDPLYPAHRWVRIGGFSFQSVELLKFAILVAAAGFLAERARTGLLNDWQQTIRPLLIASVVLGLTVAGPSQLHAQSDLGSTAVILAMLTTMAFVAGMSLKRLLLGVGILAIGAVLVVLPSDYRRARVASFLHPDQGCEQAAGYQACQALIAVGSGGMVGLGLGRSVQAYGYLPEAANDSIFAIYAEKFGFIGVTVLLAVMAAFFSRLRTIAERAPDVFSRLIVVGVLAWLSIQAVINIGAMIGLLPLKGITLPFISYGGTSVVFAAAAVGLVFQISYYTALRAPLVSQNTGTYEDNNRGRRHDDSRDRRRQRGAYHPNPGSR, encoded by the coding sequence ATGGGGGAGTATGGCCGGCTGGCTCGTGCTGCCGAACCCTCCGACATTGGACGAAAGCACCGTCCCGATTACTGGCTGGTCATTTTGTGTCTGATGATGCTGGTCATTGGCCTTATCGTGGTGTATGCCATTAGTCCGGCACTGAGCGAAGCCGCTGGTACCAGCCAAACGCATTATGTCACAAAGCAATTAGTCGCAATCGGGCTGAGTGCCGTCGCCTTTGTCGTGATGGCTAAAACGCCGCTGCATGTTATTAGAGGACTATACAAACCATTGTTGATCGTGGCCGCTATCGCAACCTTTATAGCCTTGATCACGCCGCTTGACCCGCTCTATCCGGCGCACCGCTGGGTGCGGATTGGCGGATTTTCGTTTCAATCAGTCGAGCTGCTGAAATTCGCCATACTGGTGGCTGCTGCCGGGTTCTTGGCAGAGCGCGCCCGGACGGGACTGCTCAACGATTGGCAGCAAACTATCCGGCCGTTACTCATCGCCTCGGTGGTACTCGGTCTTACTGTAGCTGGTCCTAGTCAGCTGCACGCCCAGAGTGACCTTGGATCGACGGCTGTCATACTCGCTATGCTGACGACGATGGCATTTGTCGCTGGAATGTCACTCAAGCGGCTGCTGCTCGGTGTCGGCATATTAGCCATCGGTGCAGTACTGGTGGTGCTGCCGTCCGATTATCGCCGGGCACGGGTAGCATCATTTTTGCATCCTGATCAAGGCTGCGAGCAGGCCGCAGGCTACCAGGCGTGCCAGGCGCTCATCGCTGTCGGATCGGGTGGTATGGTTGGTCTTGGCCTTGGGCGGAGCGTTCAGGCGTATGGCTATTTACCTGAAGCAGCCAACGATTCAATCTTTGCAATTTATGCCGAAAAATTTGGTTTTATCGGTGTAACGGTACTGTTAGCTGTTATGGCGGCGTTTTTTAGCCGGCTGAGAACGATTGCCGAACGTGCACCGGATGTCTTTAGCCGGCTCATCGTGGTTGGTGTACTGGCCTGGCTGAGCATTCAGGCGGTTATAAATATCGGTGCTATGATCGGCTTGCTGCCACTGAAGGGTATAACGCTACCGTTCATCAGCTACGGTGGTACCAGTGTCGTATTCGCGGCAGCAGCAGTCGGCTTAGTATTTCAGATTTCGTACTATACGGCGCTTCGTGCACCGCTAGTTTCACAGAATACCGGAACATACGAAGATAATAATAGAGGGAGGCGCCATGACGATAGTCGTGACCGGCGGCGGCAGCGGGGGGCATATCACCCCAATCCTGGCAGTCGCTAA
- a CDS encoding MBL fold metallo-hydrolase, producing MKITKFVHSCLLVEMPAPVNRTALFDPGVMSEAALDVDALEFLDNIIITHSHVDHMSLPLLQKLRAKFPSAQITAPPEARMLLAEQGIESVSEETPGIAFFASPHADVSPLFPTPQQAGVHYLDTLTNPGDGYDFSETKAILALPITAPWGATTDAVRTALKLKPQYIIPIHDWHWSDDARTQTYDNLEPFFADHDIKFIKPITGQPFVIDISIN from the coding sequence GTGAAAATTACAAAATTCGTTCATTCCTGTTTGCTGGTCGAAATGCCGGCACCTGTTAACCGGACTGCATTGTTTGACCCTGGAGTTATGAGTGAAGCAGCGCTTGATGTCGATGCACTTGAATTTCTGGACAATATTATCATTACGCACAGCCACGTCGACCATATGAGTCTGCCGCTGCTGCAAAAACTGCGGGCCAAATTCCCGAGTGCCCAGATTACCGCACCACCAGAAGCTCGAATGCTGCTCGCCGAGCAGGGAATTGAATCGGTCAGCGAGGAGACGCCGGGAATTGCTTTCTTTGCCTCGCCGCATGCCGACGTCTCACCGCTATTTCCGACGCCGCAGCAAGCGGGCGTACATTATCTCGACACCTTGACTAACCCGGGCGACGGGTATGATTTCAGTGAAACGAAAGCCATTTTAGCTTTGCCAATTACCGCCCCTTGGGGCGCGACGACCGACGCTGTCCGAACCGCCCTAAAGTTGAAGCCGCAGTACATTATCCCAATCCATGACTGGCACTGGAGCGATGATGCCCGCACGCAAACCTATGACAATTTAGAGCCATTCTTCGCCGATCATGACATCAAATTTATCAAACCCATAACCGGGCAACCGTTTGTCATAGATATAAGTATCAACTAG